The Chitinophaga caeni genome segment ATTTTCCCGTTGAGAAATATTACCGTGATGCCAAGTTATGCACCATTGGAGAGGGTACTTCCGAAATCCAAAAGATAGTAATCGCCAGGGAAGCTTTGAAATAGCTTTAATACTAAGCAGCGCTATTAGCCGTTGGTTGGTACTACCTCGCTGCTGTGAATTTTGGCATTAGTATATTGGTAGTGTATTTTAATTTTAATTAATATGTGTTGTTTTTATGCAAATAAAGGGTGTTTGCGTCAACATATTTAGATGAATGAGCCATTTAAATAGCCCGAGGGGGTACTTCTGAGGTGGTAGGGGGTACTTCTGAGGTGGGGGGATGGACTTCTGAACTCCAGTTTCGGGATTATTTTAAGGTCGATACCCTTAAAGTAAGTGGTAGGGGGTACTTCCGAAGTGGGGTACCACTTGTAAATTATCTTAAAAAGGTCTAAATACCCCATATTTGACAGTCTTTTTTGCAAAAATGAGGCTTGGATCCCGGTTTATCCATCTATTTTATCCGTATTTGGAGTTCAAAGCATATCGATTGGAGTTCTGAAGTGGGTAGGGGTACTTCCGAGGTGGATAGGGGTACTTCCGAAGTGGGTAGGGGTACTTCCGAAGTGTGGAACTGCTACCTTTGAGTGGACATATAGTTAAGCTCTTTCCTTAACTTTGAATACAATGAGTAAAAAAGAAAGAAGGAGTTATGATAAATCCTTCAAACTGATGGCAGTAGAATTGCGCAGAAGTGGCAAGCCAGCCGTAACTGTTGCAAAAGAATTGGGTATAGCTGCGGAAATGCTTCGTCGCTGGACCAGGGAGTTCAGTGTACATGACACCCGTAGTTTTCCTGGCAATGGAAAACAGGATCTGACACCGGAGCAAAAGGAAATCCAGGCCCTGAAGAAAGCACTCCAGGAAGCAGAATTGGAAAATCGGATACTAAAAAAGGCAGTGAGCATTTTCTCCAGGGAAGACAACAAATATTCAGGTTCATAAAGGACCATCAGGCAGAATTTGATGTCGAGAAGATGTGCAAGGTGTTCAAAGTAAGCCGTAGTGGCTATTATGCCTGGTCAATAAGAAAACCATCAAAACTTTCCCTGTACAGGCAAGTGCTTTGCAAGGGAGTTGAAGATATCTACCACAAAAGCAAAGGCAGATACGGCAGCCCTAAAATAGTTGCCGAACTTAGGTCTATGGGACTGCATGCCTCCAGGCCCAGGGTGGCCAGGATCATGAAGGACAAAGGGTTTCGCAGTATTATTACAGGCAAGTTCAAAGTATGCACGACAGATTCTAACCATAAACTGGAAGTGTCGGCCAATATCCTCAATAGAGAATTTACTGCCAGGGCACCATCAGAGAAATGGGTTTCTGATCTGACTTACATCCGGACAAAAAACGGATGGCTTTACTTAACAGCCATCATGGACCTGTTTGACAGAAGGATTGTTGGATGGTCCATGAGTACAGGTATGACAACCAGGGAGACTACTGTTGCTGCCTGGAATATGGCGATTAGAAATAGATCCGTGGCACCCAATATGGTTTTTCACTCAGACAGAGGTGTACAGTATGCCAGTGAGGAGTTCAGAGATCTGCTAAAAGGCAACTCTGTACAACAGAGTATGAGTAGAAAGGGCAACTGCTGGGATAATGCTGTAATGGAGAACTTCTTCAAGATACTTAAATCAGAAACCGGCCACCATACTGTATATGATTCAGTAGAAGTCGCAAAAAAAGAGCTGTTTGAGTTCATCGAAATATGGTATAACAGGCAGCGAAGGCATTCAATATTAGGGTATTTGCCACCCGAAGAATTTAGTAAATCTATTCTAAAAAAAGCAGCTTAATAAGTTGTCCATTTTTTTGTTGCAAATCCAGTGGGTGAGGGTACTTCTGAGGGTTGACCCGTCCTAAAATAAGTTAACAGCTTTTAATATAAGTACTAGTCCCAGTTTACAATTCCCGCAATAAGTTGGCCATGGTGCAAGGAGTAAGTACCATTTCGTTTCCGGTACAATTGTAAATGTCCTCAATTGAGCGTGGGTCCGAGCTTTGAAGCTCGAACCAGCAAATTTACTTGAATTTACCAGCAAATTTACTTGAAATGACTTTAGGACTTTATCTTGAAATAACCGGAACCTCTCGCTAGTTCGAGCTTCCAAGCTCGGACTTCCGTGTGGAACAACGTTTTACAGATATGATTTCGTGTTCTGCAGCACTAGGACTCCCGCAATAAGTTGGCCATGGTGCAAGGAGTAAGTACCATCTCGTTTCCGGTACAATTGTAAATGTCCTCAATCGAGCGTGGGTCCGAGCTTTGAAGCTCGAACCAGCAAATTTACTTGAATTTACCAGCAAATTTACTTGAATTTACTTTCGAACTTTATCTTGAAATAACCGGAACCTCTCGCTAGTTCGAGCTTCCAAGCTCGGACTTCCGTGTGGAACAACGTTTTACAGATATGATTTCGTGTTCGGCAAC includes the following:
- a CDS encoding transposase, whose product is MSKKERRSYDKSFKLMAVELRRSGKPAVTVAKELGIAAEMLRRWTREFSVHDTRSFPGNGKQDLTPEQKEIQALKKALQEAELENRILKKAVSIFSREDNKYSGS
- a CDS encoding IS3 family transposase; protein product: MKDHQAEFDVEKMCKVFKVSRSGYYAWSIRKPSKLSLYRQVLCKGVEDIYHKSKGRYGSPKIVAELRSMGLHASRPRVARIMKDKGFRSIITGKFKVCTTDSNHKLEVSANILNREFTARAPSEKWVSDLTYIRTKNGWLYLTAIMDLFDRRIVGWSMSTGMTTRETTVAAWNMAIRNRSVAPNMVFHSDRGVQYASEEFRDLLKGNSVQQSMSRKGNCWDNAVMENFFKILKSETGHHTVYDSVEVAKKELFEFIEIWYNRQRRHSILGYLPPEEFSKSILKKAA